The DNA segment GATGGAAACAATGTTTTGATTGTGACATCATTTGAAGATGAATCTCTCTCATCCATCTTCCCTTTTTTGTAGAATAAACTAGTGAAAACAaagacaaaaaaaaattataaatatcaaagAGGATACAGATTATTGTCAACTTGAATATTATTGCTGCCGTCCTAACAGAAAACTATGATTTTACGTATGTATATGTGTGTATATACTATTTTCGATTTAGTAGTTTaccattttaatatatatgtaatataccattgaaaaaaaaatttaattttttaccttaaaattttatatcatgttctattattatatataattgaaaattaaggatccaaaaaaagaagatgtTTTTTTGGGTAAAGTTCGAAccgaaaaagaaaaaaaaggaaaattttttttggcCTGTCCAGGACAAGGCCGGAGAACGGGGCGAGTGGACGGGGGGGGGGGGGAGTGGAAAACGCCCACAGACAACGCGCTAACACTGACGCGCAGCTGAAGTGCAATGTGCCAATGTTTACTCGAATGGCTGGGGCTCCTGCCTTCCTCTTGATCTGAAGAACGTTTCTgcgtttcttttttgtttgtgTCGTGGTCAACTTTCTTCATACTAAAGGTTCTACGGAGAAGAATGCGCACCGATACGCTCTTATTTAACTTTTCGTTCAgtctttttttttcttttttcctttttctTTTCGTTTTCGGGCTCTTCTCAGGTCCCTTCTCTGTGTAATTGTTCTGGAGAGAGAGTGTGTCAAGAGGGAGAATGGGAAGTGCAGATGTGCAATTGTTGGCGCCGGCGGCTGATCACCAGCTCCAAATGCACAGGGTAACTTACCTCTTACCCCACTATAGAACCGTATACACATACGTTATATGGTTCGATGAACACTCTTGCGTCGTTGTTCTGTTCAAATTCTGTTCTGTGCGCGACACCTTCAAATCCTTACGTCACCTTCAAGCAGAGCCTGAAAAACGTTATTACTTATTTCAATGGTAAAGTACTGCCACGACCAGGCAGCGTCTATGGGATATACTTCTACAAGGGTTTAGCTGGGCATACTGGAAGAGAGAGGGGGATGACGACGCACTGCAGGAGGAAGGGATGCTCACGGAAAATAAAAAGCAGAAACGGAAAAGTTGTTTTGTGCGCACATGTCTCAGGACCGCACCGGTTGCGCACCCAATTACTTGCACAAGTACTGGGACAAGCAGTCGCACGATGCTGTACCCATGCCTCGGTGGCGTCTCCGTCTTTTCTTAACTTTCACCAAATACTTACAAATCCTGCGGCTGGAGGAGAGGAAAAACACATTTGCACTGACAACTCACCGTGCTCTTCGTGTTATCATTTCCCCTACATTGTCACGCTGCCAGAATCACTTTCTCCCCTCCCCCGCGCCGTCTTGACAGGCAGTTTCTCTGTgtcttttttgtttttttcaCAGAATTGCAATTTGCATACCGCAATGGGAAGTTACTGTCTACGGGGCTTTGACTGGAAATCTCTTTACTATCCAAAAACTGCTTACCCGGTGCAGCATCGCATCTACTTATTTATTGACAATGCCTCTCTGTCATACATAACAGATGTCATACTTAACATAGTATTAGTTAATATATAGTATATGAAGGCTCGAAGAATCATTGATATATACGATATATATCTTAATTGTAACTATCAAAGTTGATCGAATTGCTAAAATGCTGATTAGATATCTGTGCATGTAAATGTTGTATGTTCTCTTGCAATTGGTCGCTTCCTTCTCGTTTAATATGCTTGTTACCATTGCTTCCTACCTGATTCACATTTACATTATTCAATCCCATACCGGTATTGATTAATTCGAGGGGACCATTGTTTCCATTTGCAAAagattcaataatatctttatggtgttgttgttgctgctgctgctgctgctgttgttgttgttgttgttgttgttcaCGAGAAATGCCTTTTATTGGTGTTATGCTATCAAATAACATCGGAGTATTATCACCGTTTTCACCATCATTGTAAACTTGATCCATTAATGAGCTAATCATTTCATCAGGAATAGAATTACCATCGGAGAAAGTACTAATGTTAGGGTTAATACCATCATTATCCACCATACTATTCACAATGGCTTCTGTTATTGTAATGTTTGGGTTCATATGGGGTTGCACATTATTCATCAATCGGATATCttgtaatttttcttcCTCATATTCTTCCTCatattcttcatcttcatcctCATCTTTTTCTTCGGTGCCACCAATTAATATCGTACTACTCATCCCATTCTCATTAAGAAATGTCGATCGTCTATTAATAAGAGTTTGATCAAAAACACTTAAATCAGATGACGATACAGAATTATTAGTGATTAATCTAGGAGAATTAGAAAACTCTAAATTGTTAGTAAGGTTATTGTTATATTGATTCAAACTCATTCCATGAGATTCTAACATTAAATCAGATATAGATGcttgttgttttttatGTCTATTGTTTCTTGATGCATTCTTGTGGTCTAAGTAACTTTCACTAATATTTAATTCGCTACCTGGAACGCttataaaattcaaattaccACTGTTTTCAAAAGAACTTAAATCACGGGATAACCTGTTGAATGAATTTGTTAAAGTTCGAGATCTTGGTCTTATAGGAGAGATAGCTCTACCAGGTGAATATCTCGCATGATATTGATTTGCCGAATTAGAAGATGTGTTAGTTATTTTGGGTTGAAAACTCGATGAATTAGCATTTAATTGCCCCGAAGAGCCATTCGTTGCTGTTGATGAATATGACGATTGGGATATCATTGTATTTGTTCTATTTCTCgtgaatattttattgaatgcAACTGAAGCGTCATTTTCTTCAGGAAGATTTTCATAATTACTGTGTAGTGGTTTCTGATCTTTAACCTCTTGGTCAAAGTCATGCATAAAAGGTTGACTTAATGAGAAATCGATATTATCAGTACTGTAAGTCGACATTAGTGATTGCGCAGAATTTTCATGATGGTTTATCGTATCGTTActatattcaaattctaCATCCTTTAGATCCATCGTTGATTTTGATGTTGGTTGTGAGTACATCATATAATTAGAACTATGGTTATAGGTCGGAGGCGCTGATGATTTTGTAATGGCTGACGATGTATGTGCTTTGACCAAGACTGGTCTTTCTACACCTTGTTGTTTATTTCCGGAATGTTGTATTACTGTCTCTTGATTTCTATTTGAAAAGCTTTTTGTTGGAAAAACAGCTGTTgctatattattttcttggTTAAATGATGTATAAGCATCATTTGCGTTTATATCTTGATTAACAGAATGTTGTGGGTTACTTTTCCTGGAGCTTGGAGATTGAAGTTTTGCTGTACCAAACATTTTCAACACTCTATTTCTAGAACTCCTATTTTTTGGAGTCAACTCGGTAGACAAGTCATTTGATTCAAAttgatgaatattttcagGAATAATACCTGGATTGATATCGTTTGGTACTTCAATTGACTGTTCTTCTGTTTGCGGAGAGTCTTGTACTGTATAGTTGACGAAAGTCATTTTaccatttcttttttttgatgattttttaGTCTTAGTCAAACCAGTTCTGCTACCATTTGAAGAATCCAGTAGAATTTTTTTAGAACCAGGTGTCAATGGAGCCTTTGGTGTTAGTGGACTTTGATGACTGTTTTCCATGGTTGTACAGTTATCTGTATTTTTGCTGATATTGTTTTGTCCATTGGatcttttataataatgtGGGATTTTCCATTTGTTTACTGACTTAGATGTTGAAGTTTTAGGCGAGTTTAGCCTATTTGCCAAGTCATCTTGATTTTGACCGATCgacatatttttttcctCAAATATGTAATATGATGAATTTAATGAGATGCAGAGTAgttaaatatgaaaaaaaaatgagtTAGTGTTCTTGCCAATgaatattgaataatatatacacaGCAGGCTTTAAATGGTTTATTTCATGTATATACAGTAAGTGGATATAATGATGAATGCTGAATAGAAAAACGTATGGTTTATTAACGACCGTAACTTATACGAGTGCTCCAATTTAATATAGATGCCACTTGTAATTAGTTCCGAAGTCCAATGTAGACGATCAATAGAACATTTACTTGCCAATTAGTAACAAAAgatataattgaatatcaatttctttcGATCTCAATTCTTTTAGTATTACCAGTCCAAAGTAATATATGCTGATCTTATagatttttaatgaattgatAATTGCAAGAAGTCACGTTCgatttttaatataacCAATTGCTAATGGAAAGAATGCTGATAAAGTATGGCGTCGAtgctattttatttctaatatatatatatatatataggtgTATGTATATTATGATGACGATAATGACTGTTCCTATTCAGTTctaattacaatatattcaaGAGAATACTTCTTAAATAAttacacatatatatagaattATACACCAAGAGCATTTGAATGCAGTGATAGGACCAGTAGATGATTAGTGAccaatttaataatggaGAGTTGGCATTTGCATTATGAAAACTTGATCAAATTAATGATCCCATTGCCCTGTGAAAACAGCGTATAACgattttcttttctaaaGCGAACTAACCTGTAAAGtggaaaataaaatagcTTACTTCTTGATATTTTGGTCTTCAATTTacaataaaacaatatatagAGTGTACACGATTGACAATAACCcgtaatataatatatacatagATGAAGCACAGATTCAATTTGACATTAAAATCTAATAGAACAAGAACACTTGCGTTTAATTAACGTCACTGCTGTGTTTCAAGAGTCGAACCTAATGATAACTTAAAGTTCATCCCAACCTACTGGACCCTCATTGAGTGAACaacataaaattaattactCAATGCTGGCCTTGGTACTAACTTACAACAGTACCACCAAATACGATGTGTTTCTGACTTTTTTTGcaaaatgttttttttttgtgaTTCTGCCCACAGATTCCCActaatttaaatgtttcctctctaaaatttcattagtTACAGAGAAATTCGTGTCTacaaaattcttttatacCCTCTACTGGACCAGTACACGATACggaaaaaaaatttctcCTTCTAACTTGGCAACCTCGCTCTGCCTATGCGAGGCCCAGCCTAAGTCTATTTTTAACTATCTTTACAGAACAGGATGGTGGTGATCTTTAACTCTTGTGTAGAAACTTAATCTATACTGAAATTGCAGTTTGAATTATCAAGAGTATATAGCTATTTCTACTAAGCTTAGTGTGCGATATTTACAAGTTTTGACTTCATTGTGCTTCTAATTTACAGAGATTTGGCATTGcaactaaaaataatgaagtaAAACTTCAGTATTGACATGTTACCTGCTTTATAGTTCATTCCCCTTATATGTATAGATAGCAGATGGtagtatattatatatatatatatgtgtgtgtaaTGGAGAAACGTAGCTGCCCTTCCATTCGAGGACTTCGAACAAGGTGATCTCATCTAGTCTATTAACAAAGTTTAAACTTAATTGCTGTCAAAGCCTTAGTTATTGAAATTGCAAGTTCTATATTTTGTTGGAGGGCAAGCTAAAAATGCATGTAACATTTTCTACCACTTCAAATCATATCAAGGAAGCAATCTTTATACGTAAATGTGCATATTCGCTCGTAAACTTGGTAACTGCCAGTTCCCTTAAAATCGCATAAAAGTACTACTATGAAACGCAATTACTATCTTATCTACATACTGGTTCCCATGTgaattttaattcaataaaatcattaaatgcTAAAACAAGATATAGATAGAATCATATTTAAGTACTGCACCTGCTGTCACTGCTCCACCAAAAGTGCCACTTAccaacaaatatattatgtGAAACAGCAGTCGTTTGCAACGACTCATAAAATAACTGAAAGCATcactaaaaataatgacCTTACAAATACTATATAGCATAATGCTCTTTGCTATGCAATTATATACTAAATTTCATTTCTCTTAAATCACATTTCTCCCTTACTCTTTTTTTACTTGTCATCTACCTCATTAAGACTTTCTACATATGAACAGTACACTTAAATATTGACCTTGTTATTCTCATTCTTGTTTCTATCTTAGCATAGAGGTTCGTTCTGTTTGAACTTCACGATCGATGtttttttccaaaaatttttttcgtcggtttttttttcactttgCGTTGTGTTGTGTTTATCTTGTGTatgtaaaattttaaacaaaGCTCATCACaagaaatttatttaatttagtACTACACTATAATggtttatctttattataatatgaaatagtttgtaaaattattacaatgCTCTTCGATTGTTAGTAATGTCAATTCAATTTGTACAGACTAATTAATTGTTCTGTTAATTAGTCTTCAAAGTCTCTCTCTATCTGACTTATTTaaacatacatacatatatatatatttggtaCACGTACTATTTAACTTAATTTTACTTGTTAGTAATTTGTTTTGGTAGTTGCATATTTTGAATACTGTGTAACAACAAAACACAAGATACTGAGAACCAAAAATGAGTGATAAAAATGCTCGTATTGCTATTGTCAGTGAAGACAGATGtaaaccaaaaaaatgtCGTCAAGAGTGTAGACGTTCATGTCCAGTAGTTAAAACCGGTAAACTTTGTATCGAGGTTACTCCAACTTCTAAAATTGCTTTCATTTCTGAAGTTTTATGTATCGGTTGTGGTATTTGTGTAAAGAAGTGCCCATTCGATGCtattcaaattatcaatttacCAACAAATTTGGAATCTCAAGTAACTCATCGTTACTCAGCTAACAGTTTTAAATTACATAGATTACCAACTCCAAGACCAGGCCAAGTTTTGGGTTTGGTCGGTACTAATGGTATTGGTAAGTCTACTGCTTTGAAGATCTTAGCTGGTAAGCAAAAACCAAACTTAGGTAACTATCAGAATCCACCAGAATGgcaagaaattattaaatactTCCGTGGTTCtgaattacaaaattattttactaAGATGTTAGAAGATGATATCAAAGCTATAATTAAACCACAATACGTCGATAACTTGCCTCGTGCTATCAAAGGTCCTATTCAAAAAGTTggtgaattattaaaagttaGAATGGAGAAATCAGAAGATGACGTTAAAtcttatttaaaaatcCTAGAATTAAAGAACGTCTTAAATAGAGAAATCTCAAACTTATCTGGTGGTGAATTACAAAGATTTGCTATTGGTATGACTTGTGTTCAAGAAGCCGATGTCTATATGTTCGACGAACCTTCTTCTTATTTGGATGTTAAGCAACGTTTGAATGCTGCTGAAATTATTAGATCCTTATTAGGCCCAACTAAATATGTTATTTGTGTTGAACACGATTTGTCTGTTTTAGATTATCTATCTGATTTCATTTGTATCTTATATGGTATCCCATCTGTTTATGGTGTTGTCACTTTACCATCTTCTGTTAGAGAAGgtatcaatattttcttagATGGTCATATTCCATCCGAAAATTTAAGATTCAGAACTGAGGCTCTTCAATTTAGATTAGCCGAAGCCGGTGAAGACTTACAAAATGATGCTACTAGAGCTTTCAGTTATCCAAAAATGAAGCGTACACAAGGTGATTTCGTTTTGAATGTTGAATCTGGTGAGTTCTCAGACTCCGAAATTGTCGTCATGATGGGTGAAAATGGTACTGGTAAGACTACTCTAATTAAATTGTTAGCCGGTGCAATTCCAGCTGATGATGGTACTTCCGTCCcaaaattaaatgtttCCATGAAACCACAAAAGATTGCTCCAAAGTTCCCAGGTACTGTTAGACAattattcttcaaaaagATAAGAGGTCAATTCTTAAGCCCACAATTTCAATCCGATGTTTGTAAGCCATTAAAGATAGATTCAATCATCGATCAAGAAGTTCAACATTTATCTGGTGGTGAATTGCAAAGAGTTGCTATTGTCTTATCCTTAGGTATAGTTGCTGACCTTTACTTAATAGATGAACCATCTGCCTACTTAGATTCTGAACAACGTATTGTCTGTTCTAAAGTTATCAGAAGATTCATTTTACACAACAAGAAGACTGCTTTCGTTGTGGAGCACGATTTTATCATGGCTACTTACTTGGCCGATAAGGTTATTGTCTTTGAAGGTACCCCATCCAAGAATGCTACTGCTAGAGAACCggaatcattattaactgGTTGTAACAGATTCTTGAAAAACTTGAACGTTACTTTCAGAAGAGATCCAAACTCATTCAGACCAAGAATTAACAAATTAGATTCCCAAATGGATAAAGAACAAAAATCTTCTGGtaattatttcttcttaGATAGCGCTTCTATCTAAAACTAATTCAACCAGCTAAACGTTTGGCCGTTGCCtatttttctaaaatttgTTACTGTTATTCAGCAGATGAGAaaacattatattttatgaaCTCATTTCATGAAgaacataataataaaaaaccattaaaaaaactataaaaatataaacaaaGCTTTCCCAATGTAAATTACAATATCtgtatcatcatttttttcgTTAAAATGTATCCACGTTCCCcatcatcattatatttttggttTAGGAAAAGAAGAcctaatatatattacttaTTTATTTAGCATACtcataatatataatatagtATGATTCAAttagaattttttttatataatcttATAATATGATATAACATAATactattgaattattatagAATGGAACGATTTTCTGGCGTTGCCTTTTatagaattattgaaatgaCTCCCTCACGACGTCCATGATTAAAAAACTACAATGCAAGCATCGGAGAGAAAAATCAACCATTGAAGATTCAGGTTACAtaatttacttttaaattattataattttatatttaatagcATTAAGataagatatataaacattcatatcatatattcaatttaagAAACCTATTATTTGAGGTTTGTCAAAGATCtcaatttaatatttttgaacaGTGCAATCTTGCTTCAAATATTTGCGAATAAGTGAGATACTTTCAGACATCAGAATTTACAGactatattttttatgaATAGGTCATGGTGCACAATGCTGCTGCTGCTACTGCTCTAGCGACAGTTGGTACTGTTTTATGGTGTATTCAATTAATTCCtcaaattatatataactgGAAGAGGAAAGACTGTACGGGATTGCTACCTATTATGATGTTTTTATGGGTGATCTCTGGGATTCCATTTGCAATctatttttgtattattaatacTAATGTCACATTACAAGTTCAACCTCATCTCTTCACTTTTTTCTGTGGGATTAGTTTTATTCAATCATGTTATTATCCACCAGTCCAACTatcaaaaatcaaaattattctAATCACCGCAGCAATTATTGCATTCGCCATTGCTAGTGAAGTAGGATTTATCGTTTGGTTACGCCCGTTATATGCAAAGGGGACTGAATGGCCTGCGTTAATATTTGGTATCATAGCCTCTGTATTGTTGGCAATTGGTTTACTACCTCCTTATTTCGAATTAGCCAAAAGACAAGGTCGTGTTGTCggaattaattttgttttcttaaCTTTGGACAGTCTAGGTGCTTATTTCTCAATTGCAAGTGTGGCTGTAGGCGACTTAGATATACTTGGTGTTGTTTTATATGCTATAGTTGCAGTATTGGAACTTGGCATTTTCATTTCTCATTTTATATGGTGTTGTAGATTCAAGTGGTTTTCTGATGGTGGATACGTTGATGACGAAGATGTTATACAAGACCATAATGAAGTGCATATGGTTAATGACCATGCACCTGATtcagaaaatgaagaatatGAATGTCATGTc comes from the Tetrapisispora phaffii CBS 4417 chromosome 1, complete genome genome and includes:
- the TPHA0A01950 gene encoding uncharacterized protein, which encodes MNTLASLFCSNSVLCATPSNPYVTFKQSLKNVITYFNGKVLPRPGSVYGIYFYKGLAGHTGRERGMTTHCRRKGCSRKIKSRNGKVVLCAHVSGPHRLRTQLLAQVLGQAVARCCTHASVASPSFLNFHQILTNPAAGGEEKHICTDNSPCSSCYHFPYIVTLPESLSPLPRAVLTGSFSVSFLFFSQNCNLHTAMGSYCLRGFDWKSLYYPKTAYPVQHRIYLFIDNASLSYITDVILNIVLVNI
- the BCK2 gene encoding Bck2p (similar to Saccharomyces cerevisiae BCK2 (YER167W); ancestral locus Anc_8.232) → MSIGQNQDDLANRLNSPKTSTSKSVNKWKIPHYYKRSNGQNNISKNTDNCTTMENSHQSPLTPKAPLTPGSKKILLDSSNGSRTGLTKTKKSSKKRNGKMTFVNYTVQDSPQTEEQSIEVPNDINPGIIPENIHQFESNDLSTELTPKNRSSRNRVLKMFGTAKLQSPSSRKSNPQHSVNQDINANDAYTSFNQENNIATAVFPTKSFSNRNQETVIQHSGNKQQGVERPVLVKAHTSSAITKSSAPPTYNHSSNYMMYSQPTSKSTMDLKDVEFEYSNDTINHHENSAQSLMSTYSTDNIDFSLSQPFMHDFDQEVKDQKPLHSNYENLPEENDASVAFNKIFTRNRTNTMISQSSYSSTATNGSSGQLNANSSSFQPKITNTSSNSANQYHARYSPGRAISPIRPRSRTLTNSFNRLSRDLSSFENSGNLNFISVPGSELNISESYLDHKNASRNNRHKKQQASISDLMLESHGMSLNQYNNNLTNNLEFSNSPRLITNNSVSSSDLSVFDQTLINRRSTFLNENGMSSTILIGGTEEKDEDEDEEYEEEYEEEKLQDIRLMNNVQPHMNPNITITEAIVNSMVDNDGINPNISTFSDGNSIPDEMISSLMDQVYNDGENGDNTPMLFDSITPIKGISREQQQQQQQQQQQQQQQQHHKDIIESFANGNNGPLELINTGMGLNNVNVNQVGSNGNKHIKREGSDQLQENIQHLHAQISNQHFSNSINFDSYN
- the RLI1 gene encoding Fe-S cluster-binding ribosome biosynthesis protein (similar to Saccharomyces cerevisiae RLI1 (YDR091C); ancestral locus Anc_8.227): MSDKNARIAIVSEDRCKPKKCRQECRRSCPVVKTGKLCIEVTPTSKIAFISEVLCIGCGICVKKCPFDAIQIINLPTNLESQVTHRYSANSFKLHRLPTPRPGQVLGLVGTNGIGKSTALKILAGKQKPNLGNYQNPPEWQEIIKYFRGSELQNYFTKMLEDDIKAIIKPQYVDNLPRAIKGPIQKVGELLKVRMEKSEDDVKSYLKILELKNVLNREISNLSGGELQRFAIGMTCVQEADVYMFDEPSSYLDVKQRLNAAEIIRSLLGPTKYVICVEHDLSVLDYLSDFICILYGIPSVYGVVTLPSSVREGINIFLDGHIPSENLRFRTEALQFRLAEAGEDLQNDATRAFSYPKMKRTQGDFVLNVESGEFSDSEIVVMMGENGTGKTTLIKLLAGAIPADDGTSVPKLNVSMKPQKIAPKFPGTVRQLFFKKIRGQFLSPQFQSDVCKPLKIDSIIDQEVQHLSGGELQRVAIVLSLGIVADLYLIDEPSAYLDSEQRIVCSKVIRRFILHNKKTAFVVEHDFIMATYLADKVIVFEGTPSKNATAREPESLLTGCNRFLKNLNVTFRRDPNSFRPRINKLDSQMDKEQKSSGNYFFLDSASI
- the ILT1 gene encoding Ilt1p (similar to Saccharomyces cerevisiae YDR090C; ancestral locus Anc_8.223a), which gives rise to MVHNAAAATALATVGTVLWCIQLIPQIIYNWKRKDCTGLLPIMMFLWVISGIPFAIYFCIINTNVTLQVQPHLFTFFCGISFIQSCYYPPVQLSKIKIILITAAIIAFAIASEVGFIVWLRPLYAKGTEWPALIFGIIASVLLAIGLLPPYFELAKRQGRVVGINFVFLTLDSLGAYFSIASVAVGDLDILGVVLYAIVAVLELGIFISHFIWCCRFKWFSDGGYVDDEDVIQDHNEVHMVNDHAPDSENEEYECHVVKIKTENEYDKVDLETQRLGEVNKQHSSTHDLEKDDKKEVQQFPYIDENVSMIRAVHGISVQREFSKCDNVYTTLDNDISSDYDRKEKMPND